In Euphorbia lathyris chromosome 10, ddEupLath1.1, whole genome shotgun sequence, a single genomic region encodes these proteins:
- the LOC136209606 gene encoding uncharacterized protein isoform X2, whose translation MELGLRPAISHFISHNFGCSALSFTLRVLVKIVSSGSYVSNFFKVFRATAQARKKPAGSFGALLEAECQELLVSFTGALVIDLIHVLIHGIVTRCPLILQLYKSDEGNIEYAEFLHLPRKQLTILAT comes from the exons ATGGAGTTAGGGCTACGTCCTGCAATATCTCATTTCATCTCTCATAATTTTGGCTGTTCTGCGCTCTCTTTCACTCTTAGGGTTTTGGTGAAAATTGTGTCTTCTGGTAGTTACGTTTCAAATTTCTTCAAA GTTTTCCGAGCAACTGCCCAGGCTAGAAAGAAGCCTGCTGGTTCTTTTGGAGCACTGTTGGAGGCGGAATGTCAAGAGCTCTTGGTATCCTTTACTGGTGCTTTAGTTATTGACCTTATCCATGTGCTAATTCATG GGATTGTTACTAGGTGTCCTCTTATCTTGCaactttataagagtgatgaAGGTAACATAGAATATGCTGAGTTTTTGCACCTCCCAAGGAAACAATTAACTATTTTG gctACTTGA
- the LOC136209606 gene encoding uncharacterized protein isoform X1 — MELGLRPAISHFISHNFGCSALSFTLRVLVKIVSSGSYVSNFFKVFRATAQARKKPAGSFGALLEAECQELLVSFTGALVIDLIHVLIHGIVTRCPLILQLYKSDEGNIEYAEFLHLPRKQLTILVVIMA; from the exons ATGGAGTTAGGGCTACGTCCTGCAATATCTCATTTCATCTCTCATAATTTTGGCTGTTCTGCGCTCTCTTTCACTCTTAGGGTTTTGGTGAAAATTGTGTCTTCTGGTAGTTACGTTTCAAATTTCTTCAAA GTTTTCCGAGCAACTGCCCAGGCTAGAAAGAAGCCTGCTGGTTCTTTTGGAGCACTGTTGGAGGCGGAATGTCAAGAGCTCTTGGTATCCTTTACTGGTGCTTTAGTTATTGACCTTATCCATGTGCTAATTCATG GGATTGTTACTAGGTGTCCTCTTATCTTGCaactttataagagtgatgaAGGTAACATAGAATATGCTGAGTTTTTGCACCTCCCAAGGAAACAATTAACTATTTTG GTAGTGATCATGGCATGA